In one window of Aphidius gifuensis isolate YNYX2018 linkage group LG4, ASM1490517v1, whole genome shotgun sequence DNA:
- the LOC122854176 gene encoding ribosomal RNA-processing protein 8-like — protein sequence MNIVKTKKKKNKKSKRQQINTQDKSTTTNSNDKVEQNDNAIVDNKNQLDLNKIQKLLAQKKSMSKEKKEKTMSLRERMLEQLRSARFRYLNETLYNNNSSDSKKLFVEDPDAFEAYHSGYRQQVKQWPLNPLEIIINTIKKMPKEYVVADFGCGDAKLCESVEQKVHSLDLVAVNDKVTACDMAHTSLLTSSVHVVVFCLSLMGKNLADYLLEANRVLKQDGILKIADVESRFENIQEFVKSLEKYGFQNTYQDLSNNLFYFMDFKKIEDVNRRNKNLPQVYLKTCLYKRR from the exons atgaatattgttaaaacaaaaaaaaaaaagaataaaaaatcaaaaagacaaCAAATTAATACTCAAGATaagtcaacaacaacaaattcaaatgacaaagttgaacaaaatgataatgcaattgttgataataaaaaccagctggatttaaataaaattcaaaaattattagcacaaaaaaaaagcatgtcAAAggagaagaaagaaaaaacaatgtcATTAAGAGAAAGAATGTTGGAGCAATTAAGATCAGCAAGATTTAGATATCTTAATGAAACACTATACAACAACAATAGTTCAGactctaaaaaattatttgttgaagaTCCAGATGCATTTGAAGCTTATCATTCTGGTTATCGTCAGCAAGTTAAACAATGGCCACTAAATCCACTagaaattatcataaatacaattaaaaaaat GCCAAAAGAATATGTTGTTGCTGATTTTGGTTGTGGTGATGCCAAGCTTTGTGAATCAGTTGAACAAAAAGTTCACTCACTTGATTTAGTTGCTGTTAATGACAAAGTAACAGCTTGTGATATGGCACATACATCCTTGCTAACTAGCAGTGTtcatgttgttgtattttgtttatcattaatGGGAAAAAATTTAGCAGATTATCTTTTAGAAGCAAATCGTGTTTTAAAACAAga tggaatattaaaaattgctgATGTTGAAAGTCGCTTTGAAAATATACAAGAATTTGTAAAgtcattagaaaaatatggctttcaaaatacatatcaagatttatcaaataatttattttattttatggactttaaaaaaattgaagatgtcaatagaagaaacaaaaatcttccacaagtttatttaaaaacatgcTTATACAAAagaagataa